One Peromyscus leucopus breed LL Stock chromosome 14, UCI_PerLeu_2.1, whole genome shotgun sequence genomic window carries:
- the Macc1 gene encoding metastasis-associated in colon cancer protein 1, giving the protein MLISERANCWPRGIARSRSEGNLVDMEASTLSKNHNITACQKLGFPHNWPDASVHHGNSNAKATNPFWNELSASNPFLDDITQLRNNQKRDNMSILKEDPFLFSRQIEIGNSFDSSGDELDMDHLLRPSSSRKSGRSKSVSELLNILDDTTHTHQSIHSSGQILIQDLEWLQNDREAYKMAWLSQRQLARSCLDLNIVNQSPGWAQTQIAETIAFCKLNHHGGSVQLPNSDITVHVPQGHVAVGEFQEVSLRAFLDPPPKLNHDLSCTVSPLLEIRLSNLKTMEAILLEMKIGAEVKIDPLSQVMTEMVCLHSLDREGPFQALNNCYFYKDTIQAKILDLSPVMYIVIAVQAKAIQPPAATIWDYIHKTTSIGIYGPKYIHPSFTAVFTVCGHNYVPGKFTVSDIRKGGKNVAPVVFHLWGKHSFLLDKPQDLIISAFSCDPDFEVKVERERKIIAQRQLEAGAVVHQQMSFSSVEHREMHLFVFRVHVGSPRGKPVTQFFVTSPDPAPNLKRLSHLQSYFQKEREGKRVPLLSAGLVKYPTFQDKNMNFTNYGVTLKTVLRQSRIDYLLDYLKGDTIALLGEGTVRAIGQSKVKEWYVGVLRGKVGLVHCKNVKVISKEQVMSLSDGILTTKNLLEQIALPFKNLTYIYSVVLTLVSENIHDWKVLANVLGYSHLAQEDFDQIQADKEPERVSYIVKKLKEDCHEDRSTRKFLYELIVALLKMDCQALVARLIQEAIILTSAVKLGRSWRELAEKSAGLTKHQMQAYEIPYRGKSGDVSAETIWKPAYDFLYAWSAHYGNSYRDVLQDLQSALDRMKNPVTKQWRDLTGTLILVNSLEVLRVTAFTTSQEI; this is encoded by the exons ATGCTAATCAGTGAAAGAGCCAACTGCTGGCCAAGAGGAATTGCTCGAAGTAGATCTGAAGGAAATTTGGTTGACATGGAAGCCTCAACACTCTCAAAAAATCATAATATTACAG CATGCCAAAAGCTCGGCTTTCCTCACAATTGGCCAGATGCTTCTGTTCATCATGGCAATAGTAATGCAAAAGCTACAAATCCATTCTGGAATGAGCTGTCTGCCTCGAACCCATTTCTGGATGACATCACTCAGCTAAGAAATAACCAAAAGAGAGATAATATGTCCATTTTGAAGGaggatccttttcttttttcaagacaaataGAAATAGGGAATTCTTTTGATTCTTCTGGTGATGAACTTGACATGGATCACTTGCTTAGGCCATCTTCCTCAAGGAAGTCAGGAAGATCTAAGAGTGTTTCAGAACTCCTGAACATCTTAGATGATACAACACATACTCATCAAAGTATACATAGCTCTGGCCAGATCCTAATACAAGACTTAGAATGGCTTCAAAATGACCGAGAAGCATATAAAATGGCTTGGCTAAGTCAACGTCAGCTGGCCCGCTCTTGCCTGGATCTGAATATAGTTAATCAGAGTCCTGGGTGGGCTCAAACACAAATTGCAGAGACTATTGCATTTTGTAAATTAAACCATCACGGAGGATCAGTGCAGTTACCCAACTCAGATATCACTGTTCATGTACCCCAAGGACACGTAGCTGTAGGAGAATTCCAGGAGGTATCTCTGAGAGCATTTTTGGATCCTCCACCAAAGCTGAACCATGATCTGTCCTGCACTGTAAGCCCTCTGTTGGAAATCAGGTTAAGCAATCTGAAGACCATGGAAGCTATTTTGCTGGAGATGAAAATTGGAGCAGAAGTGAAAATAGATCCTCTGAGCCAAGTCATGACAGAAATGGTGTGTTTACACAGCCTGGACAGAGAAGGCCCTTTCCAAGCACTAAACAACTGCTATTTCTACAAAGACACAATTCAAGCAAAGATTCTTGATCTGAGCCCTGTAATGTACATAGTCATAGCTGTGCAAGCTAAGGCCATTCAGCCACCAGCTGCTACTATTTGGGATTATATTCATAAAACCACCTCCATTGGAATTTATGGACCCAAATATATCCACCCAAGTTTTACTGCTGTTTTCACAGTTTGTGGACACAACTATGTGCCAGGAAAGTTTACAGTCTCTGACATTAGGAAGGGTGGAAAAAACGTAGCTCCGGTAGTATTTCATCTCTGGGGGAAACATTCATTTTTACTTGACAAGCCACAAGATTTAATTATTTCAGCTTTTTCATGTGATCCTGATTTTGAAgtaaaggtagagagagaaaggaaaataattgcaCAAAGGCAATTGGAAGCAGGTGCAGTAGTTCATCAACAAAtgtccttttcttcagttgaacacagagagatgcacttgtttgttttcagggttCATGTGGGGTCTCCCAGGGGAAAACCAGTCACACAATTTTTTGTCACTTCACCTGATCCAGCCCCAAACCTAAAAAGGCTCTCACATCTTCAGAGCTATttccagaaggagagagaaggcaaGAGAGTGCCTTTGTTATCAGCGGGCCTTGTTAAGTACCCCACTTTCCAAGATAAAAATATGAACTTTACCAATTATGGGGTCACACTGAAGACGGTCCTGAGGCAAAGTAGGATTGACTACTTGCTTGATTATTTAAAGGGGGATACAATCGCCCTTCTTGGAGAAGGCACAGTAAGAGCCATTGGACAATCCAAAGTGAAAGAATGGTATGTAGGAGTCCTCCGAGGTAAAGTCGGACTTGTGCATTGCAAAAATGTCAAAGTGATTTCCAAAGAACAAGTGATGTCTCTGTCTGATGGCATTTTGACAACCAAGAATCTTTTGGAGCAAATTGCCTTGCCATTTAAAAATCTGACTTATATATACTCTGTTGTATTGACCCTGGTATCAGAAAACATTCATGACTGGAAAGTTTTAGCTAATGTCCTGGGCTACTCACATCTGGCACAGGAAGATTTTGATCAAATTCAAGCAGACAAGGAACCAGAAAGGGTTTCTTACATTGTCAAGAAGTTAAAGGAAGATTGCCACGAAGACAGAAGTACCAGAAAGTTTCTTTATGAACTGATTGTG GCTCTGCTAAAGATGGATTGCCAAGCATTAGTGGCGCGTCTTATCCAAGAGGCTATTATACTGACCTCAGCTGTTAAGCTTGGAAGAAGCTGGAGGGAACTTGCTGAGAAGTCGGCAGGACTCACTAAGCATCAGATGCAGGCATATGAAATTCCCTACCGAGGAAAATCTGGAGATGTTTCAGCTGAG